Part of the Rissa tridactyla isolate bRisTri1 chromosome 3, bRisTri1.patW.cur.20221130, whole genome shotgun sequence genome, GAGAGTAattgggaaaagcagaaaaaaaacccgaaTGCACTTAGAGTGTATTCATCTGTAAAGCACTTGTCTTTAAAGAGTCATAAGAACAGGCATTGAACTAGGAGATGGTCTGGCCCAGTATCCCGTCTCTGACAGGGGCTAGAAGCAGATGCCTGGAGTAGAAAAACAATGCAAgtatttgtgtttctttgctcCAGCACTCTCCCCGCCTCCAGCTGTGTTCAACTCGCACTGAGCCAGATGTGGTTTCTGTGCACTGAATCATTCTCAAGGGATTTCTCTTCCAAGGATTTGTCCTGGAACCTGCGCAGAGTCTCAGCATCCACAACACCACGTGGCAGGGAATTCCCCAGTTCAACTGCAGACGGTGCGAAGAACcatcattttcctttgctttaaacccagctgctgccagcttcaCCTATTTCTTTTATTGGAAAAGACAGTAAACAATCAATTCCTGTCCATCCTCTTCAACAGCACTCTGAATTAACACCGCTTTATTGTCTGCTTATTACACGTGGTGCCTAGAGACCTCTGTGTACAGGGCAGTGTATAAAGATAAGGCTGAATAATAGTTGTTTTGCTGCAGTGCTTCCAGTCCAAGCAGAGGAAGCAGCAAAGGGCAGGGGCCAAGTGCATTACAGGAGAGCGGCGTCAGCAGAGCATTCTTATCGCTGGCCTCTTTCTAaagttgcctttttcttttgcagcCGGCCCAGCTGGAAAATGCAGCAGTGACTCCTGCTCTCAAGCGATTTTCCTCTTGCTCCTCCTGAAGGAGAAGCGGGTGCCGAGCAGGATGCAGCAGCCGGCTGCTCCCTCGCTGCGTCCGTCCCagaccagcctggctgctggctcctgctgcgCACACCGCGTCATTGAGGATCCCGAGTGGTCCCTCGCCACCGTCCCCCACCTCACTGAGCTCTGCCTCCAGAACATTGTTCACAATTTCGAACGTAAGTGGGAGTGCGTTTCCCTTGGGACACATGGAGGGAGAGCATCAGTCCCAGGGAGCAGAGGGTCAACAAGGCAGGAGGACACATCTGAGAGGCAGAGCGTGGTACCCAGCCCTGCCAAAGGAACAGATGGGGAGAAATGTCCCCTCGGGCAGCTAGTTAAACAAACTGTTTAGTTGCTAAGTACGTACTTGTACACTCCAGGGATGGCTGTACtcctctgggctgctctccagGATGTGACTCTGCCCTAACCTTGTCCTAtcgtttcttcttccttccatgCTCTGCTGGTCTCTACTTACCTCAACCATGACCAAGGCTGTGGAGCCGCTATTTCATTCTCTTGATTCACATACGCATTACGATAGCACTCAAGGATGGAGCCCCGTTGTGCTGAGTGCTGTACAGAGAGATGGAGAATTGCTCCCTCCCTAGAGGAGCTACCATCTCGGAATAAGTATTGTACTCAGTCTCAGGCCTTTGCCACGGCTTTTGGTGGTGATGTGACAAGTTATATTCTCAGGCAGAGAATGTGCTTTTGAAGCAAGTGGACTGATGAAGAGtagcaagacagaaaaaagcaTGTCTCACCTGGGAACTGACTGGGAGGGGGGGTCTTTTTGTCTGACTCAGtggagcagcagcaaagaccaGAGATAGGTCTAAGGCTATGCCCATGTTGGGACGGTAAGACAGTGCAGAGGAGCTCAGTGCTGCCCTGGGCCAGGAGCTGATGGTACTTGTGGATCTGAGCTGGGAGACCCTCACAGTCCTATCAGCCTGATCAGTCAGTCCAGAGCCAAATGGACAGGACCTACATTGggtgcacagaaaagcagtgtgCTCAGCGTCTTGGGGACCCTCATGCCATTACCTGAGCTGTGCGTCTGCATTTTGCCCACTGCTGTGTcctgagagagcaggagggaaTCTAGCCCATCCCTGCCCATACATGTCCCACCTCTGCTTGCGTCGTGGGACTTTGCAGAGAAGGTCACTGCAGTGCCAGCTGTAGGACATTGGAGAACAGACTCCAGGAAGAGGCTGGGGTAAAACTCTGTGTCCTTAGGAAGGAAATGCCACAGACACAGAGGAAATATAAAGCTAACCCCACTTTGTATCTCAAAATCTGATTTCCCATGCGCAGACAGGCCTCTCCACTGATGATTTCTGTTACTCAACACTACTATGTATGTGTCCCCGAGCATTCGTGGTGTGAGTACACACGGCTTTTCTCTGGCATTTCTTACCGCAAAGAACTTCCACCAGAACAGAAGCCAGCTGAGACTTAGGGTGAGCATCAGGAAAGATCCTGAAGGGAGAATGCTTGTGGGAAAAGAGAACTTTTATTTAAACAAGGTGGACCTAAAAGCTAAGAGCGTGTCTTAGTGTGACTGGAACAGGAATCAGTTTGAGGTGAGACAGACAAATGAGTTAAGATAAAAAGGCACAAGGACTCGCATGAAGAGCACACAGGCAGTTGCTCTCAAATATTGTCCTTCAATATGTTCAGAAACCAAAGGGAGAAAGTTCAGCAAATGACAAGCCAAGCTCTCCCGTCGCTGTAAAGCTGAATTAGCCCTCCTGGGAGCAGAAGTCCTGCTCTGAATTTAAACTGTATTCAAACTAGATTTAAACTGGGAGTTAAATTTCTGATGCAGATCCCCAATATTATGGGAGTAAACCCAATTACACTGATGTTTTATTGTAAAAGTTAAAAATCCTACACAGAAATGTAGGAGATGAATCCTACACATTTTCTGCCAGCGTAGCTCCCTGCACCAGCTGCTGGCAACTGAGAAGAGAGTCAGcatggcagaggggagggcatggGCACACAGCTGGGGGCCTGGGCAGAACCATAGCACCAGCCATGGTTCCTACAGCCCAGACCAACCTCTTCTCCTCTTCGTCCCCTCCAGAGAACCCTATTTTGGACAGTCTTCTGCCTGAGCACCAAAGGAAGGTCCTGGACAGGCTTTCCACTGGCCTTCCGCTTGCTGTGACTGCCAACCTAATAAGCGATGAGGACTACTGGAAGAGGTGCTGCGCTGAGCGCTGGCAAGTCTGTGACATCTCCAACTATGGAGACAGCTGGAAACGGATGTTCTTCGAACGTCACCTGGAGAACATCCTGAAATGTTTCATCCCTAACACCACAGACCCCAACCAGGTCCTAGATCTCATCCCGATCTGCAAAGACTACGTGCGGAAACTGGAGGTTGATCAGTTCCTGCCACCACTGAAGGTGGatcaaaaggaggagagagatgaCCTCTCTGATACAGGGAGTGATCTTCAGCTCAGTGAGGTCTCTGTGCACCACTATGACCTGGGAGTCCTCATTACTGCTCTCCCTCACCTCGAAGAGCTTCATCTTACTTATGGCGTGAAGGACTGCGGCATGAACTTTGAGTGGAACCTCTTTAACTTCACTTACCAGGACTGCTGGAACCTGGCCGTTGCCCTGAAGAAGTGCCACAACTTGAAGGTAACATGTCCCAAACGGAATCTTTCTTCCTCAGTTAGATATTCAAATTGCCCGGGGGTAGAAACCCAGGGACCAGTTTCGCTGGCTGGCAGCACCCTTCCCTTTGCAAGGTGCAGTCTGGCCAAGCGCAGGGATGTTAACCTGCCGGCCTAGCGCTAAGTATCTTGTTCCACATATGTCCTTGTTAGAACAGGTTGTCGGAGGGTCAGTGAGAAAAATGCTTGCTCCAACAAAACATCTTTTCTGTAATCCAAGAGAAAGCAACACTTCTGGTTTAACCCCTTACATAGTtctgggagggagagaagaagccTAGAGAGAGTTTTTCTTTAAGGACAGTTCTTGGTGGTTATGCTCAGTAAA contains:
- the TCTE1 gene encoding dynein regulatory complex subunit 5, coding for MQQPAAPSLRPSQTSLAAGSCCAHRVIEDPEWSLATVPHLTELCLQNIVHNFEQNPILDSLLPEHQRKVLDRLSTGLPLAVTANLISDEDYWKRCCAERWQVCDISNYGDSWKRMFFERHLENILKCFIPNTTDPNQVLDLIPICKDYVRKLEVDQFLPPLKVDQKEERDDLSDTGSDLQLSEVSVHHYDLGVLITALPHLEELHLTYGVKDCGMNFEWNLFNFTYQDCWNLAVALKKCHNLKVFKLTRSKVDDEKTRLLVRNLLDHPCLVELNLSHNLIRDKGARAVGKLINHSKLEILNLCNNQIHHLGAQALAQALAENSTLTSLNLRLNCVEDKGGEAIGRALLTNTTLKSIHLGSNNLSEPTATLFSQVLAQNATLTSINFSCNHLGLDGGKQLLDGLADNKALTEFDLRLAEVGQQTEYHIHQIVWANRDAARLGSLQQPPATLL